One segment of Ipomoea triloba cultivar NCNSP0323 chromosome 12, ASM357664v1 DNA contains the following:
- the LOC116000005 gene encoding homeobox-leucine zipper protein HAT22-like, producing MASSHQKNNCSTDLTLGLGLGFASSSSSSSYNNHLPYISKPKTPMSSSGLNLSLSCETSDHVMNKVSAAGLCRQDSSTSSYQSNATPAKREREIIGINNSKAASRMLIISDEEEYDDGCNIRKKHRLSKSQSALLEQSFRQHTTLNPVQKQQLARELNLRPRQVEVWFQNRRARTKLKQIEADYELLKKCCQTLTDENRRLKKEVQELKALKLMKPSLYMQAAALTNCPSCSGGGHGGAACKTKTKTSFTLAPIPHFYNPVTSPSAA from the exons ATGGCTTCTTCTcatcaaaaaaataattgtagcACAGACCTTACCTtgggtttgggtttgggttttgcatcttcttcttcttcttcatcctaTAATAACCATCTCCCTTATATCTCCAAACCTAAGACTCCTATGTCGTCATCTGGGCTGAATCTCAGTCTCTCCTGCGAAACCTCGGATCACGTGATGAACAAGGTGTCCGCCGCCGGTTTGTGTCGTCAGGACAGCTCTACTTCCTCGTACCAGTCGAACGCCACCCCCGCCAAAAGGGAGAGGGAGATCATCGGTATTAATAACTCCAAAGCTGCTTCCAGGATGCTCATCATCAGTGATGAAGAAGAGTACGATGATGGTTGTAATATAAGGAAGAAACATAGGCTCTCCAAATCCCAATCCGCCCTTCTAGAACAAAGTTTCCGCCAACACACCACTCTCAATCCG GTACAAAAGCAACAGTTAGCCAGGGAACTCAATCTTAGGCCCCGACAAGTTGAAGTCTGGTTCCAAAACAGAAGAGCCAG aACGAAGCTTAAGCAAATAGAAGCAGACTACGAGCTGCTGAAGAAATGTTGCCAGACGTTAACCGATGAGAACAGGAGGCTAAAGAAGGAGGTACAAGAGCTTAAAGCACTGAAGCTAATGAAGCCCAGCTTGTACATGCAGGCGGCGGCGCTAACCAACTGTCCGTCCTGTAGCGGCGGCGGCCACGGTGGCGCCGCCTGCAAAACCAAAACCAAGACCTCTTTTACTTTGGCTCCCATCCCTCATTTCTACAATCCAGTAACCAGCCCCTCTGCTGCTTAG